The window GGACCTTGCAAGCCCCAGGCCGCCCGGCTCGCATCGCTCTCACTTTGGGGGTCACCCGCTTGCACCAGAAAACCAGGAATCACTCGATGGAAGGCCAAGCCCTCGTAAAATTCCTCCTTCACCAGTTCCTTGAAATTGGCCACCGTCTCCGGTGCCAAATCGGGGCGCAGTTGCAGGTAAAGCAAGTGCCCCTCCCCATCGAAGAAGAGGCTCATCTCCACGAAATGGTCGTCGCTCCCATCCCAAGGGTTGAGTTCGCCCACCTTGCCGGCAGCGCCCCCCACTGCCCCGGCCGCCGTCCCCACCATGGAAGCCGTTCCCGAGAGGGCGGAGCCGGTCACCGATCCAGCCTTTTTCAGACCGCTGCAGGCTGGCAAAAGGGGGCAGGCAAGCGCGGCGAGGAGAAGCGGGAGGATTTTCATGGAGTCGGAATTTCCGCTCGAAGGCGGGGGCGACAAGCTTGGCGAAGGATTGCAGAGGAGGAAAGTCCTTTTTCGATTTCGAAGGACGCCCCTTCCTCCACGAGCGCACTTTTGACAAAGCCAAGCGCTTCTTGGCCCGCGATGCTGGTGAGCCGACCCACCGCTTGCTCTCTTCCCTCGCGAAAGAGTTCCTGGCCCTCGGCGGCCTCTCCCTCCAGCTGAAAATGACAAAGCCTCTGGCGAACTTTCCCCGAGAGCTTCATGCGCGAAATCACTTCCTGTCCCAGGTAGCAGCCTTTGTGAAAATCGACACCGTATTCATCCAAACCCACTTCCGCCGGAAGCACGCTCTCGGAAAGCTCTTGGCCCCAAAGCGGAATGCCTTGCGCCACTCGGAGCGCCTCGGGATCGTCGCCCGCTTCCTGGGGCCAATCAGCTAAGGAAACCCTCTGGTCGCGCCCAGCCAACCCCCAACGCCAAGCGACCACCCCTTCTCCCGAGCCCACCTGGTGGACGAGACCAAACTCATCGCTACGATCTTCCATTTCGGCATCGTCCGCGATGAGATAACGTTCCAATCGCATGCCCAACTCCTCGCGCTGGGACCCGGGAGCATCCACCCAGATCGCATCCTCTACCCGGTGTAGCCAAACCAGCCCCAGGATCATTCCTTTGGGGTTCGGCACCAGAGCCGGCAGGGCCTCTCCCTCCACCAATTTGGCCACATTGGCCGTCACTTGCCCATTGAGATAGCGGATCGCGTCGGGGCCCGTGAAGCGAAAAAAGGCTCGGTCTGGTTCGAGAAAGCGGGCTTCCATGAAACGTCCATCGGACGGCCTGCCTCAAGGCGCAACCTTTTGGCGCAAGCCTGGCTTGCCAAGGAGGGGCCAGCCACGATTACTTTCCTCTCATGGCTGGGCTCCTCTCGCTGCTAGCGACCTCCTCCACGGATGTCTCCCCCATCGTGGCGGTCTTGACCGTCCTGCTGGTCTCGGTGGTCCTGGTGTCGCTTGTCTTGGCGCGTTTTCGCCAGTCCCTGCTGGTAGGCTACTTCCTCTGCGGGGTCGTCATCGCGAACTCCGGCCTTTTGGAAATGCTCGGCGCCACCGCGGAAGAAGGCGTCATCGAGCGACTCGCCGAACTCGGCGTGGTTCTCCTGATGTTCACCCTTGGCATCGAGTTCTCGCTCGAAGAACTCAAGCATCTCCGTAAAGTCGTCTTCGGCGGGGGCAGTCTTCAGATGGCGGCCACCAGCCTCGCCATTGGACTGGTAGCGCATGCCTTTGGCGCCGACCCGGCCTTGGCTTTTGTCATCGGAATGACCTTGGCCGTCAGCTCCACCGCCGTCAGTCTCAAGTCTTTCCAGGACATGGGCATGCCCACCTCACCCGGAGCCCGCATGGCCTTGGGGATCTCGATTTTCCAGGATCTCCTGGTGATCCTCTTCATGATTTTTCTCCCACCCATCCTGGGGGCTTCCAGTGGTTCTCCCGTGATGGCGGTGGGCGGAGCCATGGCCAAAGCCGCTCTCTTCCTCCTCGGCACCTGGGTTTTGAGCCGCTATGTCATCCCGAAGCTCTTGGATGCCGTGGCCGGCACTCGCAGCCGGGAGCTTTTCACCATCACAGTGGTGGCCCTCTGTGCCACGATCGCATTTGGCGCCAGCCAATTGCAGCTCAGCTTGGCGCTCGGTGCCTTCGCGGCTGGGCTGGTCGTGAGCGAATCCATCTACAGCCACCGGGTCCTCGCGGATATCCTTCCCTTCAAGGACCTCTTTCTCACCCTCTTCTTCGTCTCGGTGGGCCTGCTCATCGATGTCTCCACCACCCTGGCCAACTGGGGCTACGTCACGCTCGGCGTGATCGCTCTTCTTCTGATCAAGGGCCTGATCGTCTGGGGCCTAGCTCGCTGGCTCCGGCTCAACACCCGCCAAAGTCTCTTGGGCGCTTTCGCCCTCGCCAGCAGCGGAGAGTTTTCCCTCGTTCTGCTTAGTCGGGTGGGCGAGCTACGGGTCCTCGATCCGCAGCTGGAACAAATCCTTCTGGTCTGCACCGCCGTCTCGATGGGCCTGGTGCCCGCGCTCATGCGTTGGGCCACCCCCCTGTCTCGGGCGCTCGAAGGCCAGAAATTCTTTCGTTCCCGACCCATCCTCCACCCAGAACTGGAAAGCCACGCCGCCCTCAAACGCTTGCAGGAACACGTCATCATTTGTGGCTATGGCCCGGTTGGCCGCAGTCTCCACCGTGCGCTTACACGCTGTGACATCCCGGTCTTGGTGATTGAGTTGAATGCCGAAACGGTCCGCACCCTCCACCACCAAGGAGTGCCGGTTCTCTTTGCCGACGCCACCCATCCGGAGACCATGGAGCTGGCCCGCGTGCAAGCAGCCCGGGCCATCGCTTTCACCTTTCCCGAAGCGGAGATCACCTTGCAATCGCTGGCGCTCGTCCGGGCACAAAATCCACAAATCTACGCCTTCGCTCGGGCCAAGTTTCGCTCCCAAGTCAGCCTCCTGCAAAAGGAAGGCGTGCAAGCAGTCATTCATGACGAGCACGAAAGCGCCCACCGGATGATTCACAGCGTGCTCGGCAGCTATGGCCGAGGCGATGTCGAAGAAGCCCTCAAAGCGGCCTTCGACGACTGGGTGTGATCCCAAACCGCCCGATCAATTCTGAAACACATCCCACCGGATCTCTACCTTGGCTGTGGCAAAGAGCTGCTCTTCCAGCTCCTGGAGAGCCACCCGACGTTTCTCATTGCGAAGGTGAAGACGAATTTCTTTTTCCATCTCAGCGAGCGTGGCAGGCCGACCGGGAGCGCGGTTCAAGATCTCGACTACATGCCAGCCAATCTTGCTCTCGAAAGGAGCCAATAGGCCCAGCCCCCCGTGCCGGAAAACAGGCCCCGTAAAGCTGGCGTCCATCCGATCAGCGGCGAACCAACCCAGGTCTCCCCCCTTCGGAGCCGTGGCCGGATCTCGGCTCTGCTCCTTGGCCAATTCGGAGAAGCGACTCTGGTCCTCCACCAAGGCCTCATGAAGAGCTTGGGCCTGCTCCCGGAGAGCCGCTTGATCTTGCCGGAGGCTGGGGAGAAAAATGTGACGCGCTCGGATTCGCTCTGGCAGGCGCAGGTCCTCTCGATTCTCCGCAAACCACGCTTCGATCTCTTCCGAAGCCACCTCGAGGTCCGGCAAAATCGCCTGCTCGAGCCATCGCTCCTTCAAAAGCCTCTGTCGCAGCGCCTCCCTCGCGTCGGCATCCTCCACGCCCCAGCTTTCTAATTCCGCCCGTCGCTGGCCCGGACTGGGAAAGCGCGCCAAAAAAGCCTGCCATTCCTCCTCTAGGACCGCTTCATCGATTTCCTGATCTTGATACTTGGCCCTTACCTCGAGCGCGCGATCAATCACCAATTCGCGCAAGACCGCCAAGCGCAATTCGCGACGCATCCGCGGAGAAAGGCCCTCCACCGACCGGCCCCGTTTCCAGAGATAGCGCACCACGGCTTGGTCGAGAGTCGTCAAAGTGAGCGGCTCGCCATAAAGCAAGGCCGCCACCGGCCCCGCCTCGACCGAGTCCTGCGGAGAACGCCAACGCTCTAGCTGGCCACGCAGGGGCCCTGCCACCCAGTAGAGATCCACGAAGAGGTAAAGAATCACCACCCCATAAATCACCGCCCTCCAAGGGAAGCGCGCGCGCCGAGCGGCCGCCCGAGGGAGGGAGCGCGGGGTTGGGGCCATACCCCGTCTAACGCGCCCGCCTCCCGCGCTGTCAAGACGAGGAAGACCGGCTCCCTGTGCTTCTTTTCCTTTGGCCTTTGCCAGATTCGGGCGACACTTCCCCTCGGCGATGGAATCCTTCGATGAACCCGGCCCCCTTCAGCTGCGCAGCAAGCTCCTGCTGGCCGCACCCGCCTTGCAGGACCCGAATTTTCATCGGACCGCCATCTTGGTAACGGAACACGAGCCTACGCAAGGAGCCCAGGGCTATGTCCTCAATCGCCCTCTCGGCAAAACAGTCGGCCAACTGCTGACCGGTCCAGAATTCGTCCCCCTAGCGGAGGTTCCCGTCTGCGTGGGAGGGCCCGTCAGTCACGAAAAGCTGACCTTCGCCTCCTTCTGGTGGAACCGGGAAGAGGGCTCGCTGGTGCCCGAGAGTCACCTCTCCCACGACCAAGCAGTCGAAGCTCTCCTCGACGGAAAAACGGTGCGAGCCTTCGTCGGTTACTCCGGTTGGCGGGAAGGGCAATTGGAAGAAGAACTCCGCCAAGAAACCTGGATTCTTCATAAGGGCAGCCCCTGGCTCGCTGAACAAGGGGCCACCGAACCACTCTGGGAGAAACTCCTGGAAAGCCTGGGCCCCTGGTACCAGCTCCTGGCAGCCACCCCAGGAAATCCCACTCTGAACTAAGACCAAGCTGCCAGCTGAACCGGCCGCAAAAAATCCGCCGCGGACCAAGGAGGACTCACCCAAAAAGAACCGCCAATCTCTTCCTGAAAACTGAAAACTTGAAACTCAACCCCCTAACCAATCCTCAGCTAGCCGCTGCCTCCCGCAAAAGACGTCGCCAGACAAAACGCATTTCCTGATTCAAGAGGCGCAGGAGGGCCGACAAGCGGCTCGCCTGCCGGTCATTGCCATATTTGAGCAAGAGTCGGGAAATGCCAAAGAGCGTGGACCAACCCGTGGCATCGATTCGCACCACATCGAGCCTTCCCTCGGCCAGGCTCGCCGCAGAGGCAAAACTCCACTCCCGTGGCTGCCACGACTCCCCTTCCTTGAGAAAAAGCACCGTCTTGGAACGGACCCCCTCCTCCAAAGCCCGACTGGACTCCGCCTGCAAGAGCGCCTCCCAATACTCCTCCTCCTGTGGCGGACGCCCCCCCAAAATGATCCGCTGGCCCGGCACCCGCCAGACCACAAAAGCCCGCTCGTGAGCCAACTCCCGGTGGCTCCGCACAAAGGGCACAAGGCGACCCGATTCTGCCAAAACCTGCTCCAAAACCGGGTAATCAATCCACCACTCCTCCCCTGGGAAATTCTCCTTCCGAAGGCCTTCCAACTCCTTCAACAGTTCATAGAAATTCCCTGCCGAAGGCGGCGCCACCTCGCGCGAGGAAAGCGGCGGCTCGGATTCGGGCGGCTCCGGATGGTGGACGCCATTGGCGACCAAAGGGCTGAGAGAGGCCGTCGATCGCCGCTGGAACTCTCTCGCTGGCGCCACGTTCTCCTTGGTCAAGGGCGCGCTCGCCCCAAGCGGCTCCCCCTGCTCTCCCTTGGGAGAAGCCGCTCCTTCCTCGGCTTCCTCCTCTGTTTCTTCTGGCTCGTCGGCCAGAGGTTCATCGCTCTCCTTGGCCGGGGGAAGCAGGGCGGGGACCCGGGTTTGGCTGAGCGACTCCAGCTTGAAAAAATCCTCCCACGCTTGCTGCAAGACTCGCAGGACAGCCCGCACGGACCAGGACTCCTCCCCACGCTCTAGAAAGCGCCGATCCAAAGCCACAAACTTCCGGAAGCGCTCCCAGGTTGGCTCGTCCACCGACCCTTGGACCTTCACCAGAGACTCCAGCAACTCCTCCGCTTGGGGCAAAAGAATCCCGCCCAGTTCCATCTCGGAGGCCGTGAGGCGATCCCGGACGGCGCTCGTGAGAGTCGGCTCCAGAACACGCTGCCACCAGTCCTGATTGACCACCGCCACCACCGGCAGCGGACCACGCCCTAACTCTCCCAGAAACGCAGCCGCCTCCCGGCAGGCCCCTTCGCTCTCCCCCTGCCAGCTTTCCCAGTGATCGAAGTCGAGCCAAACTGGCAAGCAGTCAGCCAGGACCCGACTGAGCACCCCAAAATTCTCTCGAGCGAGCGACTCCGAACCGTGCCCCAGCTCACCGCGATCGATGGCATCGCAAACCGAAGGCCCCCCTTCCTCGGCC is drawn from Verrucomicrobiota bacterium and contains these coding sequences:
- a CDS encoding peptidylprolyl isomerase, with protein sequence MKILPLLLAALACPLLPACSGLKKAGSVTGSALSGTASMVGTAAGAVGGAAGKVGELNPWDGSDDHFVEMSLFFDGEGHLLYLQLRPDLAPETVANFKELVKEEFYEGLAFHRVIPGFLVQAGDPQSESDASRAAWGLQGPGYVLDAELSEERFVAGTVAMARRNNKVNPEKKSNGSQFFIALKRQSRLDGQYTVFAEVVGDRGVLEQMAQVPTDENDIPLRRVEIVEMKLVHELKNLPGRTEKIAPRSERGEERGELEAEVTEESQGFFRGLLNRVW
- a CDS encoding cation:proton antiporter; amino-acid sequence: MAGLLSLLATSSTDVSPIVAVLTVLLVSVVLVSLVLARFRQSLLVGYFLCGVVIANSGLLEMLGATAEEGVIERLAELGVVLLMFTLGIEFSLEELKHLRKVVFGGGSLQMAATSLAIGLVAHAFGADPALAFVIGMTLAVSSTAVSLKSFQDMGMPTSPGARMALGISIFQDLLVILFMIFLPPILGASSGSPVMAVGGAMAKAALFLLGTWVLSRYVIPKLLDAVAGTRSRELFTITVVALCATIAFGASQLQLSLALGAFAAGLVVSESIYSHRVLADILPFKDLFLTLFFVSVGLLIDVSTTLANWGYVTLGVIALLLIKGLIVWGLARWLRLNTRQSLLGAFALASSGEFSLVLLSRVGELRVLDPQLEQILLVCTAVSMGLVPALMRWATPLSRALEGQKFFRSRPILHPELESHAALKRLQEHVIICGYGPVGRSLHRALTRCDIPVLVIELNAETVRTLHHQGVPVLFADATHPETMELARVQAARAIAFTFPEAEITLQSLALVRAQNPQIYAFARAKFRSQVSLLQKEGVQAVIHDEHESAHRMIHSVLGSYGRGDVEEALKAAFDDWV
- a CDS encoding peptidylprolyl isomerase; translated protein: MAPTPRSLPRAAARRARFPWRAVIYGVVILYLFVDLYWVAGPLRGQLERWRSPQDSVEAGPVAALLYGEPLTLTTLDQAVVRYLWKRGRSVEGLSPRMRRELRLAVLRELVIDRALEVRAKYQDQEIDEAVLEEEWQAFLARFPSPGQRRAELESWGVEDADAREALRQRLLKERWLEQAILPDLEVASEEIEAWFAENREDLRLPERIRARHIFLPSLRQDQAALREQAQALHEALVEDQSRFSELAKEQSRDPATAPKGGDLGWFAADRMDASFTGPVFRHGGLGLLAPFESKIGWHVVEILNRAPGRPATLAEMEKEIRLHLRNEKRRVALQELEEQLFATAKVEIRWDVFQN
- a CDS encoding YqgE/AlgH family protein; the encoded protein is MESFDEPGPLQLRSKLLLAAPALQDPNFHRTAILVTEHEPTQGAQGYVLNRPLGKTVGQLLTGPEFVPLAEVPVCVGGPVSHEKLTFASFWWNREEGSLVPESHLSHDQAVEALLDGKTVRAFVGYSGWREGQLEEELRQETWILHKGSPWLAEQGATEPLWEKLLESLGPWYQLLAATPGNPTLN